Proteins from a genomic interval of Fundulus heteroclitus isolate FHET01 chromosome 21, MU-UCD_Fhet_4.1, whole genome shotgun sequence:
- the LOC105924750 gene encoding double-stranded RNA-specific editase B2-like isoform X1 → MASVLGNSSRASGAPSGQVRCKLKRRRRRRSKRRAEKVSMLSALIAPFKYVSPGTSSTEDEDSLSTSSAEVKENRNVGNLEDLSISSGECQSLFCSDSSRGGSSGLKRKRPLEEDNNGHLCQLRLIYKKLSWSEAPKNALVQLNELRPGLQYRMVSQTGPVHAPVFSIAVEVNGLTFEGSGPTKKKAKMRAAELALKSFVQFPNAPQAHLAMGNISNPSADFTSDQADFPDTLFKEFESSPCADGLALCNPASESELLSSELLRHGRLLRHTLDLMVQAQQRLGGIVPEPETPKSPVALLNELRPGLRYACLSERAEGRRLRSFVMAVRVDGRIFEGYGRSKKLAKTQAAQCALQALFDIRTAPEGRTGLKASRKSCPHLPQVSEVPFQMPGVTLSFFGSHSVSYSGL, encoded by the exons CAGAGAAAGTCAGTATGCTGTCGGCATTGATCGCTCCCTTCAAGTACGTAAGCCCTGggaccagcagcacggaggaCGAGGACAGTTTAA GCACAAGCAGTGCAGAAGTAAAGGAGAACCGTAACGTCGGTAACTTGGAGGATCTCTCCATCAGCTCCGGAGAGTGCCAGTCGCTTTTCTGCTCGGACTCTTCCAGAGGGGGCAGCTCGGGTTTGAAGAGGAAGCGGCCCTTGGAGGAAGACAACAACGGCCACCTGTGTCAGCTCCGTCTGATCTATAAGAAACTCTCCTGGTCGGAGGCTCCAAAGAATGCCCTAGTGCAGCTAAACGAGCTTCGGCCGGGCCTCCAGTACCGCATGGTGTCCCAGACTGGCCCTGTCCATGCTCCCGTCTTCTCCATCGCCGTGGAGGTCAATGGACTGACCTTTGAGGGCAGTGGACCCACAAAGAAGAAAGCAAAGATGAGGGCTGCAGAACTGGCCCTCAAATCCTTCGTCCAGTTTCCCAATGCTCCCCAGGCCCACCTGGCCATGGGTAACATCTCAAACCCTTCAGCAGACTTCACGTCCGACCAGGCCGACTTCCCAGACACCCTCTTTAAGGAGTTCGAGTCCTCGCCGTGCGCCGACGGCCTCGCGCTTTGCAACCCCGCGAGCGAGAGCGAGCTGCTCTCAAGTGAGTTGCTGAGACACGGACGGCTGCTTCGTCACACGTTGGACCTCATGGTCCAGGCCCAGCAGAGGCTCGGCGGGATCGTCCCAGAGCCCGAGACGCCAAAGAGCCCGGTGGCATTGCTCAACGAGCTCCGGCCCGGCCTGCGCTACGCTTGTCTTTCAGAGCGAGCCGAAGGCCGGCGGCTGCGGAGCTTTGTGATGGCGGTCCGCGTGGATGGGCGGATATTTGAGGGCTACGGTCGCAGCAAGAAGCTCGCCAAGACCCAGGCGGCCCAGTGTGCTCTTCAGGCCCTCTTCGACATCAGGACAGCCCCTGAAGGAAGGACGGGCCTCAAAGCCAGCAGGAAGAGTTGTCCTCATTTACCCCAGGTGAGTGAAGTCCCGTTCCAAATGCCGGGGGTTACGCTAAGCTTCTTTGGCAGCCACTCTGTGTCCTACAGCGGCCTGTAA
- the LOC105924750 gene encoding double-stranded RNA-specific editase B2-like isoform X3 — translation MFYFSSGGILVSLKQREKVSMLSALIAPFKYVSPGTSSTEDEDSLSTSSAEVKENRNVGNLEDLSISSGECQSLFCSDSSRGGSSGLKRKRPLEEDNNGHLCQLRLIYKKLSWSEAPKNALVQLNELRPGLQYRMVSQTGPVHAPVFSIAVEVNGLTFEGSGPTKKKAKMRAAELALKSFVQFPNAPQAHLAMGNISNPSADFTSDQADFPDTLFKEFESSPCADGLALCNPASESELLSSELLRHGRLLRHTLDLMVQAQQRLGGIVPEPETPKSPVALLNELRPGLRYACLSERAEGRRLRSFVMAVRVDGRIFEGYGRSKKLAKTQAAQCALQALFDIRTAPEGRTGLKASRKSCPHLPQVSEVPFQMPGVTLSFFGSHSVSYSGL, via the exons AGAAAGTCAGTATGCTGTCGGCATTGATCGCTCCCTTCAAGTACGTAAGCCCTGggaccagcagcacggaggaCGAGGACAGTTTAA GCACAAGCAGTGCAGAAGTAAAGGAGAACCGTAACGTCGGTAACTTGGAGGATCTCTCCATCAGCTCCGGAGAGTGCCAGTCGCTTTTCTGCTCGGACTCTTCCAGAGGGGGCAGCTCGGGTTTGAAGAGGAAGCGGCCCTTGGAGGAAGACAACAACGGCCACCTGTGTCAGCTCCGTCTGATCTATAAGAAACTCTCCTGGTCGGAGGCTCCAAAGAATGCCCTAGTGCAGCTAAACGAGCTTCGGCCGGGCCTCCAGTACCGCATGGTGTCCCAGACTGGCCCTGTCCATGCTCCCGTCTTCTCCATCGCCGTGGAGGTCAATGGACTGACCTTTGAGGGCAGTGGACCCACAAAGAAGAAAGCAAAGATGAGGGCTGCAGAACTGGCCCTCAAATCCTTCGTCCAGTTTCCCAATGCTCCCCAGGCCCACCTGGCCATGGGTAACATCTCAAACCCTTCAGCAGACTTCACGTCCGACCAGGCCGACTTCCCAGACACCCTCTTTAAGGAGTTCGAGTCCTCGCCGTGCGCCGACGGCCTCGCGCTTTGCAACCCCGCGAGCGAGAGCGAGCTGCTCTCAAGTGAGTTGCTGAGACACGGACGGCTGCTTCGTCACACGTTGGACCTCATGGTCCAGGCCCAGCAGAGGCTCGGCGGGATCGTCCCAGAGCCCGAGACGCCAAAGAGCCCGGTGGCATTGCTCAACGAGCTCCGGCCCGGCCTGCGCTACGCTTGTCTTTCAGAGCGAGCCGAAGGCCGGCGGCTGCGGAGCTTTGTGATGGCGGTCCGCGTGGATGGGCGGATATTTGAGGGCTACGGTCGCAGCAAGAAGCTCGCCAAGACCCAGGCGGCCCAGTGTGCTCTTCAGGCCCTCTTCGACATCAGGACAGCCCCTGAAGGAAGGACGGGCCTCAAAGCCAGCAGGAAGAGTTGTCCTCATTTACCCCAGGTGAGTGAAGTCCCGTTCCAAATGCCGGGGGTTACGCTAAGCTTCTTTGGCAGCCACTCTGTGTCCTACAGCGGCCTGTAA
- the LOC105924750 gene encoding double-stranded RNA-specific editase B2-like isoform X2, with protein sequence MASVLGNSSRASGAPSGQVRCKLKRRRRRRSKRREKVSMLSALIAPFKYVSPGTSSTEDEDSLSTSSAEVKENRNVGNLEDLSISSGECQSLFCSDSSRGGSSGLKRKRPLEEDNNGHLCQLRLIYKKLSWSEAPKNALVQLNELRPGLQYRMVSQTGPVHAPVFSIAVEVNGLTFEGSGPTKKKAKMRAAELALKSFVQFPNAPQAHLAMGNISNPSADFTSDQADFPDTLFKEFESSPCADGLALCNPASESELLSSELLRHGRLLRHTLDLMVQAQQRLGGIVPEPETPKSPVALLNELRPGLRYACLSERAEGRRLRSFVMAVRVDGRIFEGYGRSKKLAKTQAAQCALQALFDIRTAPEGRTGLKASRKSCPHLPQVSEVPFQMPGVTLSFFGSHSVSYSGL encoded by the exons AGAAAGTCAGTATGCTGTCGGCATTGATCGCTCCCTTCAAGTACGTAAGCCCTGggaccagcagcacggaggaCGAGGACAGTTTAA GCACAAGCAGTGCAGAAGTAAAGGAGAACCGTAACGTCGGTAACTTGGAGGATCTCTCCATCAGCTCCGGAGAGTGCCAGTCGCTTTTCTGCTCGGACTCTTCCAGAGGGGGCAGCTCGGGTTTGAAGAGGAAGCGGCCCTTGGAGGAAGACAACAACGGCCACCTGTGTCAGCTCCGTCTGATCTATAAGAAACTCTCCTGGTCGGAGGCTCCAAAGAATGCCCTAGTGCAGCTAAACGAGCTTCGGCCGGGCCTCCAGTACCGCATGGTGTCCCAGACTGGCCCTGTCCATGCTCCCGTCTTCTCCATCGCCGTGGAGGTCAATGGACTGACCTTTGAGGGCAGTGGACCCACAAAGAAGAAAGCAAAGATGAGGGCTGCAGAACTGGCCCTCAAATCCTTCGTCCAGTTTCCCAATGCTCCCCAGGCCCACCTGGCCATGGGTAACATCTCAAACCCTTCAGCAGACTTCACGTCCGACCAGGCCGACTTCCCAGACACCCTCTTTAAGGAGTTCGAGTCCTCGCCGTGCGCCGACGGCCTCGCGCTTTGCAACCCCGCGAGCGAGAGCGAGCTGCTCTCAAGTGAGTTGCTGAGACACGGACGGCTGCTTCGTCACACGTTGGACCTCATGGTCCAGGCCCAGCAGAGGCTCGGCGGGATCGTCCCAGAGCCCGAGACGCCAAAGAGCCCGGTGGCATTGCTCAACGAGCTCCGGCCCGGCCTGCGCTACGCTTGTCTTTCAGAGCGAGCCGAAGGCCGGCGGCTGCGGAGCTTTGTGATGGCGGTCCGCGTGGATGGGCGGATATTTGAGGGCTACGGTCGCAGCAAGAAGCTCGCCAAGACCCAGGCGGCCCAGTGTGCTCTTCAGGCCCTCTTCGACATCAGGACAGCCCCTGAAGGAAGGACGGGCCTCAAAGCCAGCAGGAAGAGTTGTCCTCATTTACCCCAGGTGAGTGAAGTCCCGTTCCAAATGCCGGGGGTTACGCTAAGCTTCTTTGGCAGCCACTCTGTGTCCTACAGCGGCCTGTAA